The following proteins are encoded in a genomic region of Phycisphaerales bacterium:
- the rfbB gene encoding dTDP-glucose 4,6-dehydratase, translated as MPEKKTFKHLLVTGGCGFIGSNFVRSVLEWRPGVRITNLDALTYSGNLENLADIEGHERYTFVKGDITDGPLVQSLVSDCDAVVNFAAESHVDRSIQDASPFITSNVLGTQVLLQACRNTWSEDGKAGRFLQVGTDEVYGSLPIDEPEELFTESTPLDPSSPYSASKAAADMLAMAFHRTFGMDVLVTRCSNNYGPYQFPEKVIPLFVTNLMQGEQVPLYGDGKNVRDWLHVVDHCEAILAVLEGGRAGEVYNIGGNNERSNLELTHAILDVMGKGKEMIRPVADRLGHDRRYAIDASKMKSELGWQPTRSAWPKGLEDTITWYQDNAQWWQRVRSGAYRDYYEKMYGAASS; from the coding sequence ATGCCTGAAAAGAAGACCTTCAAGCACCTGCTCGTCACCGGCGGCTGCGGCTTCATCGGCTCGAACTTCGTGCGCTCGGTGCTCGAGTGGCGGCCCGGCGTTCGCATCACCAACCTCGACGCCCTCACCTACTCGGGCAACCTTGAGAACCTCGCCGACATCGAGGGACACGAGCGATACACCTTCGTCAAGGGCGACATCACCGATGGCCCGCTGGTGCAATCGCTGGTGAGCGACTGCGACGCGGTGGTCAACTTCGCCGCCGAGAGCCATGTCGATCGGTCGATCCAGGATGCGTCGCCCTTCATCACCAGCAACGTGCTGGGCACGCAGGTGCTGCTGCAAGCCTGCCGCAACACGTGGAGCGAGGACGGCAAGGCCGGCCGCTTCCTCCAAGTGGGCACCGACGAGGTCTACGGCTCGCTGCCCATAGACGAGCCCGAGGAACTCTTCACCGAATCGACACCACTCGATCCGTCCAGCCCCTACTCGGCTTCCAAGGCCGCCGCCGACATGCTTGCGATGGCATTCCACCGCACCTTCGGCATGGACGTGCTGGTCACGCGGTGCAGCAACAACTACGGGCCGTACCAGTTCCCCGAGAAGGTCATCCCGCTGTTCGTCACCAACCTGATGCAGGGCGAACAGGTGCCGCTGTACGGCGACGGCAAGAACGTGCGCGACTGGCTGCACGTGGTCGACCATTGCGAGGCCATCCTGGCCGTGCTCGAGGGAGGCCGCGCGGGCGAGGTCTACAACATCGGCGGCAACAACGAGCGCAGCAACCTCGAGCTCACCCACGCCATCCTCGATGTCATGGGCAAGGGCAAGGAGATGATCCGCCCCGTGGCCGATCGGCTGGGCCACGACCGCCGCTACGCCATCGACGCAAGCAAGATGAAGAGCGAGCTGGGCTGGCAACCCACGCGCAGCGCTTGGCCCAAGGGCCTGGAAGACACCATTACGTGGTACCAGGACAACGCCCAGTGGTGGCAGCGCGTCCGCAGCGGGGCGTACCGCGACTACTACGAGAAGATGTACGGCGCGGCTTCGTCTTGA
- a CDS encoding sugar phosphate nucleotidyltransferase: protein MKGVILAGGLGTRLRPLTLVTNKHLLPVYDRPMIYYPIQCLLNAGITEILIVTGGEHAGDFLKLLKNGHDLGVKRLAYAYQEGEGGIADALRLAKDFADGEKICVVLGDNIIEGNIKKAAGDFFTQQSGAKLLLKTVDDPERFGVVRFEGEGEDQKVAEIIEKPSDPPSNSAVTGIYFYDADVFEMCDGLEPSARGELEITDVNNFYLKRGDLTYETLEGWWTDAGTFESLHRASNLVKEGGANHVRLPAGANA, encoded by the coding sequence GTGAAGGGTGTGATCTTGGCGGGCGGGCTCGGGACGAGGCTCCGGCCGCTGACCCTGGTGACGAACAAGCACCTGCTGCCGGTCTACGACCGGCCCATGATCTACTACCCCATCCAGTGCCTGCTCAACGCCGGCATCACCGAGATCCTCATCGTCACCGGTGGCGAGCACGCCGGGGACTTCCTCAAGCTGCTCAAGAACGGGCATGATCTTGGCGTGAAGCGATTGGCCTACGCCTATCAGGAGGGCGAGGGCGGCATCGCCGACGCGCTGCGCCTGGCCAAAGACTTCGCCGACGGCGAGAAGATCTGCGTGGTGCTGGGCGACAACATCATCGAGGGCAATATCAAGAAGGCCGCCGGCGACTTCTTCACCCAGCAAAGCGGCGCCAAACTGCTGCTCAAGACCGTCGACGACCCCGAACGCTTCGGCGTGGTCCGCTTCGAGGGCGAAGGCGAAGACCAGAAGGTCGCCGAGATCATCGAGAAGCCCAGCGACCCGCCCAGCAACAGCGCCGTCACGGGCATCTACTTCTACGACGCCGACGTGTTTGAGATGTGCGACGGCCTCGAGCCCAGCGCGCGAGGCGAACTCGAGATCACCGACGTGAACAACTTCTACCTCAAGCGCGGCGACCTGACCTACGAGACGCTCGAGGGCTGGTGGACGGACGCGGGTACCTTCGAGAGCCTGCACCGCGCGTCCAACCTCGTCAAAGAGGGCGGGGCCAACCACGTGCGCCTGCCCGCCGGAGCGAACGCATGA
- the rfbD gene encoding dTDP-4-dehydrorhamnose reductase, whose amino-acid sequence MSELGGKSILVLGGTGMLGRAVMSELAAQGTPFTALSRDDVDLSNPDSIASMQACDVLFNCAAWTDVDGAESHEAEATQANGHAIGQVLEAGKADVLVTFGTDYVFDGRGQEPYPVDHDRAPLNAYGRSKAVGEEAMEAADESRWLHLRTSWLYAPWGRNFVLTMRKLLAEKPSLSIVDDQRGRPTSAEHLARCAINLAINGARGHWHATDGGECAWYEFAQEIKRLTGAPATIEPCTSDQFPRPAKRPAYSVLDISQTEAELGPMPHWKDNLADVLRRVPEGTTNA is encoded by the coding sequence ATGAGCGAACTGGGCGGCAAGTCGATTTTGGTGCTCGGAGGCACGGGCATGCTCGGCCGAGCCGTCATGAGCGAACTTGCTGCGCAAGGCACGCCCTTTACGGCGCTTTCGCGCGATGACGTCGATCTGTCCAACCCCGACAGCATCGCGAGCATGCAGGCGTGCGACGTCCTGTTCAATTGTGCCGCATGGACCGACGTTGATGGGGCCGAATCGCACGAGGCCGAGGCGACCCAGGCAAACGGCCACGCGATCGGACAGGTCCTGGAGGCCGGCAAGGCCGACGTACTCGTGACCTTCGGCACCGATTACGTATTCGATGGTCGGGGACAAGAGCCCTACCCCGTTGACCACGACCGCGCGCCCTTGAATGCTTACGGCCGCTCCAAGGCCGTCGGCGAAGAGGCCATGGAGGCCGCAGACGAAAGCCGTTGGCTGCACCTGCGCACGAGTTGGCTATACGCACCTTGGGGCAGGAACTTCGTGCTGACGATGCGCAAGCTCCTTGCCGAGAAACCCTCGCTGTCGATCGTCGACGACCAGCGCGGCCGGCCCACGTCCGCCGAGCACCTGGCACGGTGCGCCATCAACCTCGCGATCAACGGCGCCCGCGGCCACTGGCACGCCACCGACGGCGGCGAGTGCGCCTGGTACGAGTTCGCCCAGGAAATCAAGCGCCTCACCGGCGCCCCCGCCACCATCGAGCCCTGCACCAGCGATCAATTCCCACGCCCCGCCAAACGGCCAGCCTACAGCGTGCTGGACATCAGCCAGACCGAAGCCGAACTGGGCCCCATGCCCCACTGGAAGGACAACCTGGCCGACGTGCTGCGTCGCGTGCCGGAAGGAACCACCAATGCCTGA